From Callospermophilus lateralis isolate mCalLat2 chromosome 5, mCalLat2.hap1, whole genome shotgun sequence, a single genomic window includes:
- the LOC143400347 gene encoding immunity-related GTPase family M protein-like, producing MAKAPRSCYTPLSTSFTSVVSYHTGWNILPEEMSRNIEKSLKEGKLLEVVSVFRRTVETVSRNQVNIAVTGESGNGMSSFINALRVLGHEDEASAPIGVVTTTQTRGSYSSFHFPNVVLWDLPGLGTTAQSLENYLNEMQFSQYDLFIIIASEQFSMNHVKLAKAIEGMGKRFYVVWTKLDRDFSTSALSKGQLLQNIQENIKENLQKEGVWEPPIFLVSNLDPLLHDFPKLRNTLKIDLSNIRCRGSLVMLSHICEKIINDKVNSLKGRLSTEHVEDILGIRDADDLGKCLEACRLLFGVDDASLQQVAHRMGTWAFEYMTIMKSQDLHTLCGGDWKMKFMTCLIMRAFLTLFRYIPFLGNPVIHHFRFMRHRRILELVAQDTKNILMKILKECMLSI from the coding sequence ATGGCAAAAGCCCCCAGGTCCTGTTACACTCCATTGTCTACATCCTTCACTTCTGTTGTGTCATACCATACAGGCTGGAACATTTTACCTGAAGAGATGAGCAGAAATATTGAGAAGTCCTTGAAAGAAGGAAAGCTGTTGGAAGTGGTCTCTGTGTTCAGGAGGACTGTAGAGACAGTGTCCAGAAACCAAGTAAACATTGCTGTGACTGGGGAGTCAGGCAATGGTATGTCATCCTTCATCAATGCATTGCGAGTCCTGGGACATGAGGATGAGGCCTCAGCTCCCATTGGGGTGGTGACAACCACCCAGACAAGAGGAAGCTATTCTTCTTTCCACTTTCCCAATGTGGTGCTGTGGGACCTGCCTGGCTTGGGGACTACTGCTCAAAGTCTGGAGAACTATCTGAATGAGATGCAGTTCAGCCAATATGACCTCTTTATCATCATTGCATCTGAGCAGTTCAGCATGAATCACGTAAAGCTGGCCAAAGCCATTGAGGGGATGGGAAAGAGGTTCTATGTTGTCTGGACTAAGCTGGACAGGGATTTCAGCACAAGTGCTCTCTCAAAGGGACAGCTATTACAGAATATCCAAGAGAATATCAAGGAAAATCTTCAGAAAGAGGGTGTGTGGGAACCCCCCATATTCCTTGTATCTAACCTTGACCCTTTATTGCATGACTTCCCAAAGCTTAGGAATACATTGAAAATAGACCTCTCTAACATCAGGTGCCGTGGTTCCTTAGTCATGCTTTCCCACATTTGTGAGAAGATCATTAATGATAAAGTGAACTCCTTGAAGGGGAGGTTATCCACAGAGCATGTGGAGGATATTCTTGGCATCAGGGATGCTGATGACTTGGGGAAGTGTCTGGAAGCCTGCCGATTGCTCTTTGGTGTGGATGATGCATCACTTCAGCAGGTGGCTCATAGAATGGGGACATGGGCTTTTGAGTACATGACCATCATGAAGTCCCAGGATTTGCACACTCTCTGTGGAGGTGACTGGAAAATGAAATTCATGACTTGCTTAATCATGAGGGCATTCCTAACACTTTTTAGATATATACCATTCTTAGGTAATCCTGTCATCCACCACTTCAGATTCATGAGACATAGGCGCATCCTTGAGTTAGTTGCTCAGGACACCAAGAACATCCTGATGAAGATTCTGAAAGAATGTATGCTCTCCATCTGA